The genomic interval CACTTTTGGCTAGATTGGCTCTAATAGCAATTATAACAGAAGTCCAAACCACATTTGGGATTCTAAAAGCAATAGCCAATGACAAAATCAGAGCCCTTGGAATAATTAACTGCAAGAGTTTCTCCCTCCCAGAAAATGTGAGACCTCATTCACCATTCCCCTGTATTTAATCCAAGGTATTACATTACAATTGATTtcctttacaaaaaaatatatgggttTTATTGGCCTTTTTTGGAAGTGTTTTACCAAACATATGGACATTCTTTGGCCCAGAAGAATAAAAGTTGGTTTCAAGATCAAGTaacaaatttctacataaagaaggattttaaaaaatttagagcCAACCTATAATTTTATGATTCAAATTACCTGTGGATGAGCTATAGCATCTTTTAGAGTTTTGGCAATATGAACAGGAAGATCAAAAGTAGCACATCCATGGGAATACACGATCACATCCTCCAAAGGTGCAAGGAAACCACGATTTCTAGCAGACAATGTTGTGCACACAAAATCGAGCACACATATATCCGTGCATATCCCTACCACCAAAATCTCCATGAAATAGAAAAAGTTTCCCAAATCAGATTGAGTGCTGCAGTACTTGTTGAAAATACTGAAGTTCATATATACACCACAAATTTCcttcaataattattaaaatgacaCATCAAAAGAACACTCGCTTTTTGTGCACGAAAATGATtaccttttttatttgattattttttacccAATCTACAAACAAATTGGATCCATCTTTTTCAATTGACCCAACAAAGCCATCAATGCAGTCTTTGCACTTGAGTGTTGCAGATGGTTCATTCTCTAACCATTGCAGGGCTGCAAATCATAGAGAAAATCAAAATGAGagaagtaaattcataaatctAATAGCTCAATGTAACGTCAGTTTTTCCAGAGCAGCACAGATTGAAAAGTAGACAAGGTTTTTTAGACcccaacaagaaaaagaaagtccaCCATCTGCTCATATTATCTGGCTCTTACTACTCAAGATATAAATTCTTTTCCTCGGACGAGTATACGGAGGACATGGCACCTCTAAAAGcagctttgtttttgttgtatggACAGGATCCTTAGGGTAGATTCTAAACATTGATAACCTAAGGAAGCGCTGGATTATTATAATgaactggtgttgcatgtgcaaaagGAGTGGGGAAACTGTTGATCATCTACTTCAACATTGCAAGATAGCTAGGACACTATGGAATGAATTTTTTGATAAGGTGGGACATGGGTGATGCTTAGAAAAGTGGTACATTTTTTAACACGTAGGAAAGGCTTTCAAGGCAATCCACAAATCGCAGCAATTTGGAAAATGACTCCCATTAGTTTATTGTGGTGCCTTTGGAGGTAAACAAATTATAGGAGTTTTGAAGATTGTGAGCGAACAATGGATGAATTAgagctttctttttttattggcaccaggtgtctaGGAACAAAGTCTCAGCTAATCTTGGGGGTGCAAAGGCCCTTGGCAAGGAAATTAGAGCTTTCTTTTCAACACTCTGTTTCAATGGTCAATAGGGATATATTTTGACAGACTCTGTGTCCATGAATTTATTGTTACAGTTGTTCATCAAGTATAGTTGTATATCCTGTACACATctagtgtacttgggctatgcctgttattcttatttcttcattaataaaatccttCATCAcctattgaaaatttgaaataaataaattcataaattgttCAAGTGCAACTGCTCAAAAACAGGTCATAGCTGATGCGAGAAAAATGacaataagaaataaaatcaagtaCCGGGGACCAGTTTTGCTTCATCTGTTCCAGCTATACAATGAAGAGGATACGGATGTTCAGGAATATCTGGGTGGTGCGAGTCAAGGAAAGCAAAAACAGGCCATTTATTCTCACAGAACCCTCTGGCAAGTCTCACCGACTCATCAACCATCCCAGAAATTTGCTTATCAGGTTGTCTTGGAGcctataaaaaagtaaaatgccGTACAACCATAAATAGGAATCGCCATGCGACTAGATAGGAATCgccaaaataacaacaaaatgatAAATGCGAAAACCATGTAGGAACATTTGCCGATCCATTAGTAAGAGCATATTTTCAGTCATCCCTTCTACTAATCAAGCATTAAGCATATAAAACCATTACATCAAgataaaaacacaatttttttctttggtgaAATAAGATTGTTTCCCATGTAAACCTGGATTACGTTTTGACAATAGAAAAGACCCAACCCACCCGAAACATAAACCGCAAGACTCGATAACACAAGCTTGAAGGCagcagggaaaagaaaaaaaagcaccaaaaaaaaaaaaagaaagaaagaaagaaagagaggatcAAGAAAAGACGAGAAAATCCAAAAACGCAAGTTTCAGTTTTCTTCATCGTACAACCGAGTAAAAGCAAACGAGCCTAAAAGGCATACACGATCTATGGAGGTCATTAAGAATAGGACTGGTGGTGGGTGTG from Juglans microcarpa x Juglans regia isolate MS1-56 chromosome 4S, Jm3101_v1.0, whole genome shotgun sequence carries:
- the LOC121262715 gene encoding nicotinamidase 1-like, translated to MASLTLNLLKDELPVEQESLVLSGEVKTGLVLVDLVNGFCTVGAGNMAPRQPDKQISGMVDESVRLARGFCENKWPVFAFLDSHHPDIPEHPYPLHCIAGTDEAKLVPALQWLENEPSATLKCKDCIDGFVGSIEKDGSNLFVDWVKNNQIKKILVVGICTDICVLDFVCTTLSARNRGFLAPLEDVIVYSHGCATFDLPVHIAKTLKDAIAHPQELMHHVGLYIAKGRGAKVVSEVTFGAPKEP